The following nucleotide sequence is from Terriglobia bacterium.
GATTTCGAGGGCGCGTCCCGTGCCGTCCGGCTCGAGCAGCTCGGTCATCCGCGCCACGATCCACGGCTGGGAGATCGTCTGCCGCTCGCCGATCGGCAGCGCCGCATCGCCGTACGCCTCGCCGCGGAGCGCCTCGTCCACGAATCGCTCTCGGGGAACCTCCCGCATCGCCGCGAGGACGCGCGCATCCTTGATCCCTCGGGACTCGAGGGTGCGCACCATGCGCTGGCGGCTGACCGCGTCGCTCACGAGGCGCTCAGGGTAGCCTCAGGCCCCAGGCCGCAAGGGTCGGAAGCGAGGGAGCGTGGGTCAGGTTCGCGTGGAGCGGGGTGACCGAGACGAATCCCTGGCGGATCGCCGTGTGGTCGGCGTCGGCCTCGCCCGAGGGTGTCGTGTCGGCGCCCGCGATCCAGTAATAGGGGCGTCCCGACGGATCGAGCCGCTCGAGCACCGCGGCGCGGTACGAGCGCATCCCCTGCCGGGTGATCCGAACCCCCGTCGGCGTGCCGTGCGGGACGTTGACGTTCAGGAACACGCCTGCGGGAAGCCCCTTCCGCAGGACGCGCTCCGCCAGGTTCTGCGCGAAACAGGCCGCCACCGAGTAATCGGCGCGACCGTCCTCGTCCCTCGCGGCGGAGAACGCCATCGACGTGACGTTGAGCAAGGTGCCTTCGAGGGCGCCGGCCACGGTCCCCGAATAGGTCACGTCGTCCCCCAGATTGAGCCCGCGATTGATGCCGGAGATCACGAGGTCGGGAGCCCGCCCCCCAGTCAGGTTGAACACCCCGAGGTGAACGCAATCCGTCGGGGTCCCGTCCACCCGGTATCGTCCCGGAGCGGTGCGCCAAACGCGCAGCGGTCGTCCAAGGGTCAGGGCATGGCCGGCGCCGCTACGCTCCCGGTCGGGCGCGACCACCACGACCTCACCGAGGGGCTCGACCGCGTCGACGAGCGCCGCGAGGCCGGGGGCATCGTAGCCGTCGTCGTTGGTGAGAAGCAGGCAGGGCCGCTTCGCGTCGCCGTTCACCTAATGCGCGCTCCCTCCGGTTCTCCCCCGATCCGTCGGCCGGCCGAGGACGGAGCGTCCCGGCGACGCGGGTTGGGGGCGGAGAAGCTCGTCAGCTCTCGATCGGGCCCGGGCTACACGAGTCATCCACCTTGGTACACGACACCGCACGCGCCTCGAGCTTCTCGGTGTGGACGATCGCCGGCC
It contains:
- the surE gene encoding 5'/3'-nucleotidase SurE, which gives rise to MLLTNDDGYDAPGLAALVDAVEPLGEVVVVAPDRERSGAGHALTLGRPLRVWRTAPGRYRVDGTPTDCVHLGVFNLTGGRAPDLVISGINRGLNLGDDVTYSGTVAGALEGTLLNVTSMAFSAARDEDGRADYSVAACFAQNLAERVLRKGLPAGVFLNVNVPHGTPTGVRITRQGMRSYRAAVLERLDPSGRPYYWIAGADTTPSGEADADHTAIRQGFVSVTPLHANLTHAPSLPTLAAWGLRLP